In Alkalihalobacterium alkalinitrilicum, a genomic segment contains:
- a CDS encoding aliphatic sulfonate ABC transporter substrate-binding protein, whose product MKKLLKAVAGVALVGMLAACGSGNTSGEGSADSVSIGYFPNLDHAAGIVGMEKGFFQDELGDVEASFRDFPNGNDFIEALDAGTLDIGYVGPGPAINYFLRGGDVVVLSAAANGATLIVAREDAGIEELADFDGKSFCTPGNGCTHNVQLEIMLQDIGLESNRLGGTVEHQSRIAPANMVAMFEQGQIDAAAAPEPWGTYLVEELGAKVVTEWNDVFLGETLPSVVLVTSKRFMEEQPEIVNAVLKGHIESVQYTQDHTEDTLKAINDTLYNLTQQRLPESVLENAWQRMVVTTDTFPEALQAWADASYQLSFIEEDPDLDGFVDTSKLEDLLK is encoded by the coding sequence ATGAAAAAATTATTAAAAGCTGTTGCAGGTGTTGCCTTAGTTGGGATGCTAGCTGCTTGTGGCTCTGGGAACACTTCAGGTGAAGGCTCAGCCGATAGTGTCTCAATCGGATACTTTCCAAATCTAGATCACGCAGCAGGTATTGTTGGAATGGAAAAAGGATTTTTCCAAGATGAACTTGGAGATGTTGAAGCTAGCTTTAGAGATTTCCCAAATGGAAATGACTTTATCGAAGCGCTAGACGCTGGGACATTAGACATCGGTTACGTTGGACCTGGTCCTGCCATTAACTACTTCTTAAGAGGTGGAGATGTTGTCGTATTAAGTGCCGCAGCTAATGGAGCTACTTTAATCGTCGCTCGTGAAGATGCTGGTATTGAAGAACTTGCTGACTTTGACGGGAAGTCGTTCTGTACACCAGGTAATGGTTGTACTCACAATGTTCAGTTAGAAATCATGCTTCAAGATATTGGTCTTGAATCAAACCGTCTTGGTGGTACTGTTGAACACCAATCACGTATCGCCCCAGCCAACATGGTCGCAATGTTTGAACAAGGGCAAATTGATGCAGCTGCAGCTCCAGAACCTTGGGGCACCTACCTTGTTGAAGAATTAGGAGCCAAAGTTGTGACTGAATGGAATGATGTATTTTTAGGGGAAACATTACCAAGTGTTGTATTAGTAACTTCTAAACGTTTCATGGAAGAACAGCCTGAAATTGTTAATGCTGTATTAAAAGGGCATATTGAGTCTGTTCAGTACACTCAAGACCATACTGAAGATACGTTAAAGGCTATTAATGACACTCTTTATAATTTAACACAGCAACGCTTACCAGAAAGTGTTCTTGAAAATGCTTGGCAGCGTATGGTTGTTACAACAGATACGTTCCCAGAAGCACTTCAAGCATGGGCGGATGCGTCTTACCAATTAAGCTTTATTGAAGAAGATCCTGATTTAGATGGATTCGTAGATACTTCAAAACTTGAAGACCTATTAAAATAA
- a CDS encoding ACT domain-containing protein, with protein sequence MSKGIEQFYLVREDMLTEAMQKTLEAKELLESGKVKKINEAVKEVGLSRSAFYKYRDGIYPFHKMIKEKIITLSINLEDRSGTLSQLLSIVAASGCNVLTINQTIPLKGRANITLTIDTVTMKMEVNKLIQSIRDLETVIKVEVVGSGS encoded by the coding sequence ATGTCCAAAGGTATTGAACAGTTTTACCTCGTACGTGAAGATATGTTAACTGAAGCGATGCAAAAGACACTTGAAGCTAAAGAGTTACTAGAATCAGGCAAAGTTAAAAAAATAAATGAAGCCGTAAAAGAAGTAGGACTAAGCAGGAGTGCATTTTACAAATATCGTGATGGCATTTATCCTTTTCATAAAATGATTAAAGAAAAGATTATTACTTTATCAATTAACTTAGAAGATCGTTCAGGAACGCTATCTCAGTTGCTCTCAATTGTTGCTGCTTCGGGATGTAATGTACTAACCATTAACCAAACGATCCCATTAAAAGGAAGAGCGAATATTACGTTAACGATCGATACAGTTACGATGAAAATGGAAGTAAATAAACTTATTCAATCAATACGGGATTTAGAAACCGTTATTAAAGTTGAAGTTGTCGGTTCAGGCTCTTAA
- the hemY gene encoding protoporphyrinogen oxidase, with protein MSNRQKKRVAIVGGGITGLTIAYYLQKEIMSKGLGLEYKLFESSEKLGGKIKTDYTNGFVIEQGPDSFLARKQSAARLAKEVGLEKELVYNNTGQSFVLKDDQLYPIPGGAIMGIPTKLAPFATTKLFSPFGKLRAAGDLFLPKTSLPGADQSLGQFFRKRLGDEVVENLIEPLLSGIYAGDIDRLSLMATFPQFHQVEQKYRSLILGMSKATPKPVKPTQSSKSRGMFMSFKGGLQSLVDSLENYLDEDAVIKAVDIERVQKDGERYKLTFSNGNVETFDRVILTTPHEVTQKLLRDYDLIINPLKGIPSTSVATIAMGFPLSSIKGELKGTGFVVAKKSEYSITACTWTHKKWKHSAPDGYALLRCYVGRFGNDEIVGESDESILAAVQKDLKKIMNINEEPEFYKITRWNKAMPQYMVGHKQRIEQLKANLVEEMPGVYVAGAAYEGLGLPDCIDQGEVVVQKVIEMI; from the coding sequence GTGAGTAACAGACAGAAAAAAAGAGTGGCTATCGTTGGAGGGGGAATTACAGGTTTAACCATTGCTTATTATCTACAAAAAGAAATAATGAGTAAAGGCTTAGGCTTGGAGTACAAGCTGTTTGAGTCGAGTGAAAAGTTAGGTGGTAAAATAAAAACCGACTATACAAACGGCTTTGTCATCGAACAAGGCCCAGACTCTTTTTTGGCTAGAAAGCAAAGCGCTGCGAGACTAGCAAAAGAAGTTGGACTAGAGAAGGAGCTCGTGTATAACAATACAGGACAATCGTTCGTATTAAAAGATGACCAACTGTATCCGATTCCAGGTGGTGCTATTATGGGAATACCTACAAAGCTAGCACCTTTTGCAACAACAAAACTGTTTTCACCATTTGGAAAACTACGTGCAGCAGGGGATTTGTTTCTACCAAAAACAAGTCTGCCTGGTGCAGACCAATCATTGGGCCAATTTTTTAGAAAACGGTTAGGTGATGAGGTAGTTGAAAATTTAATTGAACCATTGTTATCTGGAATTTATGCAGGAGATATTGATCGACTAAGTTTAATGGCCACTTTTCCTCAATTTCATCAAGTGGAGCAAAAATATCGTAGTCTTATACTAGGGATGAGTAAGGCGACACCGAAGCCTGTTAAACCGACTCAGTCAAGTAAGTCTAGAGGAATGTTTATGTCATTTAAAGGTGGCTTGCAATCATTAGTAGACAGTCTTGAAAACTATTTAGATGAAGATGCGGTCATAAAGGCAGTAGATATTGAGCGAGTCCAAAAAGACGGGGAGAGGTATAAATTAACGTTTTCCAATGGAAATGTAGAGACGTTTGACCGAGTCATTTTAACGACACCCCACGAAGTGACTCAAAAGTTATTAAGAGATTACGATCTTATTATTAATCCGCTAAAGGGAATTCCATCCACTTCTGTAGCTACTATTGCAATGGGTTTCCCGCTTTCGAGCATTAAAGGGGAACTTAAAGGTACAGGGTTTGTTGTTGCCAAAAAGAGTGAATACTCAATCACGGCCTGTACATGGACGCATAAAAAGTGGAAACACTCTGCTCCAGATGGTTATGCGCTCCTTCGTTGTTACGTGGGGCGTTTTGGAAATGATGAAATTGTAGGTGAATCAGATGAAAGTATCCTTGCAGCAGTGCAGAAAGACTTAAAGAAGATCATGAATATAAATGAGGAACCTGAATTTTATAAAATTACACGTTGGAATAAAGCTATGCCTCAATATATGGTAGGACATAAGCAAAGAATTGAGCAGTTAAAAGCTAATTTAGTAGAGGAAATGCCTGGTGTTTATGTCGCAGGCGCAGCCTATGAAGGCCTTGGATTGCCAGATTGTATCGATCAAGGCGAGGTTGTTGTACAAAAAGTGATAGAGATGATTTAA
- a CDS encoding ABC transporter permease, with protein sequence MTTIVRRLLFFMALIVIWEITYRLNLSYQFFSVMMFPSPGGTLTQLYRGFFETGILFHALTTSIQRIIIGFVLAIIIGASLGILLARSRFADDTLGSLVIALQSVPSIVWLPIALMFFAGSDFAIIFIIVLGGTWAMTMNVRMGIKNVQPLLIRAARTMGYNRTELVWKVMIPASIPSALTGARLAWAFGWRALMAGELLGTGGLGRTLLNAKDMFNMDLVIAIMVIISLIGLTVEYLIFNRVEKRVLTRFGLSK encoded by the coding sequence ATGACTACAATAGTAAGAAGGCTGCTCTTCTTTATGGCACTAATCGTAATCTGGGAGATCACATATAGACTAAACCTTAGTTATCAATTTTTCTCTGTCATGATGTTCCCTTCACCAGGTGGAACGTTAACACAGCTATATCGTGGTTTCTTTGAAACGGGAATATTATTTCACGCATTAACAACAAGTATCCAAAGAATTATTATTGGTTTTGTTCTCGCTATTATTATCGGTGCTTCACTAGGTATTTTATTGGCACGATCGAGGTTTGCTGATGATACATTAGGATCACTCGTTATTGCTCTTCAATCGGTTCCGAGTATTGTATGGTTACCGATTGCGCTTATGTTTTTTGCAGGTAGTGATTTTGCCATTATCTTTATTATAGTATTGGGTGGAACCTGGGCGATGACGATGAATGTAAGAATGGGTATCAAAAATGTTCAACCACTTCTAATTCGAGCCGCTCGGACCATGGGATATAACCGTACAGAACTTGTTTGGAAAGTAATGATCCCTGCCTCTATCCCTTCTGCTTTAACTGGTGCAAGACTTGCCTGGGCGTTCGGTTGGCGTGCGTTAATGGCTGGGGAGCTTCTTGGAACAGGTGGTTTAGGACGTACATTACTAAATGCAAAAGATATGTTCAATATGGACCTTGTTATTGCAATTATGGTTATTATTTCATTAATCGGTTTAACGGTTGAGTATTTAATATTTAACAGAGTAGAAAAACGAGTCCTTACTCGCTTCGGACTATCAAAATAA
- the hemH gene encoding ferrochelatase translates to MSKRKIGLLVMAYGTPRSLDEVESYYTHIRRGRKPSEEALEDLISRYEAIGGISPLAKITEAQAKGLEDEMNKRFDHLEFKAYLGLKHIDPFIEDAVLQMKEDGIEEAISIVLAPHYSTFSVKSYNCRAKEEAEKISGPAIYSIDSWYAEPLFVEYWANQIKQTMANIEDENSAVVIFSAHSLPEKIIQMGDPYPKQLQETADLIANAAGLKNYTIGWQSAGNTPEPWIGPDVQDLTRDLYEKSNYQSFIYCPVGFVADHLEVLYDNDTECKVITDELNVDYYRPEMPNAQQEFINCLAKVVTEKLKEKVRDI, encoded by the coding sequence ATGTCTAAACGAAAAATTGGACTTCTCGTAATGGCGTATGGAACTCCTCGGAGTTTAGATGAGGTAGAGTCTTACTATACACATATCCGTAGAGGTAGAAAACCTTCTGAAGAAGCTCTAGAAGATTTAATTTCACGCTACGAAGCCATCGGTGGCATTAGTCCGTTAGCAAAAATAACAGAAGCCCAAGCTAAAGGATTAGAAGATGAAATGAATAAACGCTTTGATCACCTTGAATTCAAGGCATATCTTGGCTTAAAGCATATTGATCCATTTATTGAGGATGCCGTTTTGCAAATGAAAGAAGATGGTATTGAAGAAGCGATCAGTATCGTCTTAGCCCCTCATTATTCTACTTTTAGTGTGAAATCGTATAACTGTCGAGCGAAAGAAGAAGCAGAGAAAATTTCAGGTCCTGCAATCTATAGTATTGATAGTTGGTATGCTGAACCTCTTTTTGTTGAGTATTGGGCAAACCAAATCAAACAAACTATGGCTAATATAGAAGATGAAAATTCGGCAGTTGTTATTTTCTCAGCTCATAGTTTACCTGAAAAGATCATTCAAATGGGTGATCCTTATCCAAAGCAACTTCAAGAGACAGCAGATTTAATTGCAAATGCTGCAGGTCTAAAAAACTATACAATTGGTTGGCAAAGTGCAGGTAATACGCCAGAGCCCTGGATTGGACCTGACGTACAAGATTTGACTCGTGATCTTTATGAGAAGTCGAACTACCAATCCTTTATCTATTGTCCAGTGGGCTTTGTCGCGGATCATCTTGAAGTTCTTTACGATAATGATACGGAGTGTAAAGTAATTACAGATGAACTTAATGTAGATTACTATCGACCTGAAATGCCTAACGCACAACAAGAATTTATAAACTGTTTAGCCAAAGTCGTTACTGAAAAGTTAAAAGAGAAAGTACGTGACATCTAG
- a CDS encoding ABC transporter ATP-binding protein, translated as MADVQIKDVGKTFHNKDDKTAYTVFENINLDLKSGEFVSLLGPSGCGKSTLLNIVAGLDQATTGTVKVSNRVISSPGSDRGVVFQEAALMPWLTVLENVMFALKKKMKKDEAKQKAIEYLKLVHLSKFINSYPHELSGGMKQRVSIARALAMDPKILLMDEPFGALDEQTRSMLHKEVQYIWEETKKTILFVTHNIRESILLSDRIVLMGVRPGGIIKTFDVNIPRPRKQASPEFIKLEEEIMEHLAGEIEKVMREEMGDDYNSKKAALLYGTNRNLGDHI; from the coding sequence ATGGCTGATGTTCAAATTAAAGATGTAGGTAAGACATTCCATAACAAAGATGATAAAACAGCTTACACAGTCTTTGAAAATATAAATCTAGATTTAAAATCAGGAGAGTTCGTATCTTTGCTTGGTCCATCTGGATGCGGAAAGTCAACATTGTTAAACATTGTTGCAGGTCTAGACCAAGCAACCACTGGTACAGTGAAAGTTAGTAACCGTGTCATTTCAAGCCCTGGCTCTGACCGAGGCGTTGTTTTCCAAGAAGCAGCTCTTATGCCTTGGTTGACGGTACTTGAAAACGTTATGTTCGCATTAAAAAAGAAAATGAAAAAAGATGAAGCCAAACAAAAAGCAATCGAGTATTTAAAACTCGTACATTTAAGTAAATTTATCAATTCTTATCCACACGAACTTTCAGGCGGGATGAAACAACGTGTGTCCATTGCTCGTGCTTTAGCGATGGATCCGAAAATTCTCTTAATGGATGAGCCATTTGGAGCTTTAGATGAGCAAACCCGTTCGATGTTACACAAAGAAGTTCAGTATATTTGGGAGGAAACGAAAAAAACAATCCTCTTTGTTACCCATAATATTCGTGAATCCATCCTTTTATCAGATCGTATTGTCTTAATGGGAGTTAGACCTGGCGGCATTATTAAAACATTTGATGTAAATATACCAAGACCTAGAAAACAAGCCAGTCCAGAATTTATCAAGCTAGAAGAAGAAATTATGGAGCATCTAGCTGGTGAAATAGAAAAAGTCATGAGGGAGGAAATGGGAGATGACTACAATAGTAAGAAGGCTGCTCTTCTTTATGGCACTAATCGTAATCTGGGAGATCACATATAG
- the pheA gene encoding prephenate dehydratase: MKTIGFLGPAGSFTEMATMSIFPKQIRKEFSTIPTCMEGVSSGEVDAAVVPLENAIEGSVNLTLDYLIHKHQLPIVGEVSVPVEQHLLIHPNHLNDWKSVHSIYSHPHAIAQCHEFLRIALPQGEVKYANSTSAAAKFVMENPNLKVAAIGNELAAKTYNLSIIEKNIHDYENNRTRFVILSKKREEIVTPYTLGHKTTLMITLPSDYSGALHQVLSAFSWRKLNLSKIESRPMKTGLGNYFFVIDVEQKMDEILIPGVIAELEALGCGVRVLGSYPFFTISSAKVEKTTL; this comes from the coding sequence ATGAAAACGATAGGATTTTTAGGACCAGCTGGTTCATTTACAGAAATGGCAACTATGTCGATCTTCCCAAAACAAATCCGTAAAGAATTTTCTACTATCCCAACGTGTATGGAAGGGGTATCTAGTGGAGAAGTAGATGCTGCTGTTGTCCCATTAGAAAATGCTATTGAAGGTTCGGTAAATTTGACATTAGACTATCTTATTCATAAACATCAACTGCCAATTGTTGGTGAAGTTAGTGTACCAGTTGAGCAACATTTACTTATTCACCCTAATCATTTAAATGATTGGAAATCGGTTCATTCAATTTACTCACATCCACATGCCATTGCTCAATGTCATGAATTCTTAAGAATAGCTTTACCTCAAGGTGAAGTAAAGTATGCTAATTCTACTAGTGCTGCAGCGAAGTTTGTGATGGAAAATCCGAACTTAAAAGTAGCAGCAATTGGAAATGAACTAGCTGCTAAAACCTATAATCTTTCCATTATTGAAAAGAATATTCATGATTACGAAAATAACCGTACTCGCTTTGTGATTTTGTCAAAAAAACGTGAAGAAATTGTTACACCTTATACTTTAGGGCATAAAACTACGTTGATGATTACATTACCTTCTGATTACTCTGGGGCACTACACCAAGTTTTAAGCGCATTTTCATGGCGAAAGCTCAATCTTTCTAAAATTGAATCGCGTCCAATGAAAACGGGGTTAGGTAATTATTTCTTTGTAATTGATGTAGAGCAAAAGATGGATGAGATTTTAATTCCAGGTGTCATTGCAGAATTAGAAGCATTAGGTTGTGGAGTTCGTGTATTAGGGAGTTATCCTTTCTTTACCATTTCTTCAGCAAAAGTAGAAAAAACAACGCTCTGA
- the obgE gene encoding GTPase ObgE, whose protein sequence is MFVDKVKVYVKGGDGGNGMVAYRREKYVPDGGPAGGDGGKGADVIFEVEEGLRTLMDFRYQKHFKAPRGEHGRPKNQHGKNAEDFIIKVPPGTTVVDDDTHEVIADLTQHGQQAVIAKGGRGGRGNTRFATPSNPAPEIAENGEPGIERYVSLELKVLADVGLVGFPSVGKSTLLSVVSAARPKIADYHFTTLTPNLGVVETEDGRSFVMADLPGLIEGAHSGVGLGHQFLRHIERTKVIVHIIDMSALEGRDPYEDYVKINDELRQYNMRLLERPQIIVANKMDMPESEENLKQFKEALQEDIPVFPISAFTRQGVRELSLAVADKVDHTPEFPLYEEVPDQTRVLYRHEKKEDPFIITRGDDGSYVISGADIEKLFKMTDFSRDESVRRFARQLRGMGVDDALRNRGAKDGDIVRLLEYEFEFVE, encoded by the coding sequence ATGTTTGTAGATAAGGTTAAGGTTTATGTTAAAGGTGGCGACGGTGGAAATGGGATGGTTGCCTATCGCCGAGAAAAATATGTTCCAGATGGTGGCCCAGCTGGTGGAGATGGTGGTAAAGGTGCGGATGTTATATTTGAAGTTGAAGAAGGTTTAAGAACACTCATGGACTTCCGTTACCAAAAACACTTTAAAGCTCCAAGAGGAGAGCACGGGCGTCCTAAGAATCAGCACGGAAAAAATGCTGAAGACTTTATCATTAAAGTCCCACCAGGAACAACTGTTGTTGATGATGACACGCATGAAGTGATTGCTGATTTAACGCAACATGGTCAGCAAGCGGTGATTGCTAAAGGTGGTCGTGGTGGACGTGGAAATACAAGGTTTGCGACACCATCAAACCCAGCACCAGAAATTGCTGAAAATGGGGAGCCTGGTATAGAAAGATATGTATCTTTAGAGCTGAAAGTTCTTGCGGATGTTGGATTAGTTGGATTCCCTAGTGTCGGGAAGTCTACACTACTGTCAGTCGTTTCCGCAGCAAGGCCAAAGATTGCTGACTATCACTTCACAACTTTAACACCTAATTTAGGTGTTGTAGAGACAGAGGATGGAAGAAGCTTTGTTATGGCTGACTTACCAGGTTTGATCGAAGGCGCTCATTCTGGGGTAGGATTAGGTCATCAATTTTTAAGGCATATTGAACGTACGAAAGTAATTGTACATATTATTGATATGTCTGCCTTAGAAGGGCGAGACCCTTATGAAGATTACGTAAAGATTAATGACGAACTAAGACAATACAACATGCGTCTTTTAGAAAGACCGCAAATTATTGTAGCTAATAAAATGGACATGCCTGAATCAGAAGAGAATTTAAAGCAATTTAAAGAAGCTTTACAAGAGGATATCCCAGTTTTTCCTATCTCAGCTTTTACAAGGCAAGGTGTGAGAGAACTATCGCTAGCAGTAGCTGATAAAGTCGATCATACACCTGAGTTTCCATTATATGAAGAAGTACCTGATCAAACGAGAGTATTGTATCGCCATGAAAAGAAAGAGGATCCATTCATCATTACGCGAGGGGATGATGGTTCGTATGTTATTTCAGGAGCTGATATCGAAAAGTTATTTAAAATGACGGATTTCTCTCGTGATGAATCTGTTCGTCGGTTTGCCAGACAGTTACGGGGTATGGGAGTCGATGATGCATTGAGGAATCGCGGTGCCAAAGATGGAGATATCGTTCGTTTATTAGAGTACGAATTTGAGTTTGTTGAATAA
- a CDS encoding Spo0B C-terminal domain-containing protein has translation MAKPKEIINILSHSRHDWLNVMQLIKGNLALNRPERVEEIIHSVIQQSQNESKLSNLNIPAVVADLLTFNWENHYYELEIEVIGDVKDLSHYENVLHEWCSNLMKLIDQCCDEGTENHLLITFQLLEDEIKLIFDFQGQFKEISSITSWFQSPSSELFKITEKQISVNEMFFVVALK, from the coding sequence ATGGCCAAACCAAAAGAAATTATTAATATTTTGAGTCATTCACGGCATGACTGGTTAAATGTAATGCAATTAATCAAAGGGAATCTTGCTTTGAATCGACCTGAACGAGTTGAAGAAATTATTCATTCTGTCATACAGCAATCTCAAAATGAAAGTAAATTATCTAATTTGAATATACCAGCAGTAGTAGCGGATTTATTAACTTTTAATTGGGAAAACCATTATTATGAACTAGAAATAGAAGTCATTGGTGATGTGAAAGATTTAAGTCATTATGAGAATGTACTGCATGAATGGTGTTCTAATTTAATGAAATTAATCGATCAGTGCTGTGATGAAGGTACAGAAAATCATTTATTAATTACGTTTCAGTTGTTAGAGGACGAAATCAAATTAATATTTGATTTTCAAGGACAGTTTAAAGAAATCTCATCCATTACATCTTGGTTCCAGTCACCATCATCAGAGCTATTTAAGATTACAGAAAAGCAAATTTCTGTTAATGAAATGTTTTTTGTCGTAGCGTTGAAATAA
- a CDS encoding transcription repressor NadR, whose amino-acid sequence MTTKKILGEERRKLILSWLKSTNTPITGNDLAEKTGVSRQVIVQDISILKARNHPLIATAQGYMFIKPNHEEQTVRQVIACKHHPNETEEELLLLVDHRVTVRDVMIEHPIYGDLTGSLMLNNRHDVLQFTEKMRETKAVLLSELTEGVHLHTIEADRMEHIEAAVNALKQRGFLLN is encoded by the coding sequence ATGACAACGAAAAAAATATTAGGAGAAGAACGTCGTAAATTAATATTAAGTTGGTTAAAATCGACCAATACTCCTATTACAGGAAACGATTTAGCAGAAAAAACTGGGGTCAGTCGGCAAGTTATTGTTCAAGACATTTCGATTTTGAAGGCACGAAATCATCCCCTTATAGCGACTGCTCAAGGGTATATGTTTATCAAACCAAATCATGAAGAACAAACAGTCAGACAAGTGATTGCCTGTAAACATCATCCAAATGAAACAGAAGAAGAACTATTATTACTTGTGGATCACCGTGTGACCGTTCGGGATGTGATGATAGAGCACCCTATTTATGGCGATTTAACCGGTTCTTTAATGTTAAATAATCGGCATGACGTTTTACAATTTACGGAGAAAATGCGTGAAACAAAAGCTGTACTTCTTTCGGAATTAACTGAAGGAGTACATCTCCACACTATCGAAGCCGATCGAATGGAGCATATTGAAGCTGCTGTAAATGCGTTAAAGCAAAGGGGATTTTTATTAAACTAA
- a CDS encoding HAMP domain-containing protein: MELISERAVQISDVASLFSYKYIAITDVDYHGVINQDQYVQNDTKLKEILTTIEDVIHTENDKQLYQSLVLYNSQFDSRVDVIIEGLTGTNPQTMQQLALIRYETIHTVNELDAILTDRFIVASENMNNALSLAVMISVISFLIATMIGGVLFYALSRSIKQSVNRTLSVATEVSKGNLLTDEIKVRSKDEFAFLATAVNEMIRNLRGLVANITSTSQNVSAASHELVSSSEEVNAGSQQVAGSLQEMASGQTELNQSINQSATTFQEMEGHLKLV; encoded by the coding sequence ATGGAACTAATTAGTGAAAGAGCTGTACAAATTTCTGATGTAGCCTCATTATTCAGTTATAAATATATAGCAATTACAGATGTTGATTACCACGGGGTAATCAATCAAGATCAATACGTACAAAATGATACTAAACTTAAAGAAATTTTAACCACGATTGAAGATGTCATACATACCGAAAATGATAAGCAATTGTATCAATCACTCGTGCTCTATAATTCACAATTTGATAGCAGGGTAGATGTCATTATTGAAGGATTAACAGGAACGAACCCCCAAACTATGCAACAACTTGCATTAATTCGATACGAAACGATACATACGGTAAATGAATTAGATGCGATTTTAACAGACCGCTTTATTGTAGCTAGTGAAAATATGAATAATGCCCTTAGTTTAGCTGTAATGATTAGTGTTATTTCCTTTCTTATAGCAACAATGATTGGTGGCGTTTTATTCTACGCTCTTTCTCGCTCAATTAAACAATCCGTTAACCGCACTTTATCAGTCGCAACAGAAGTAAGTAAAGGGAACCTACTTACCGATGAAATTAAAGTTCGGTCAAAAGATGAGTTTGCATTCTTAGCAACAGCTGTAAACGAAATGATTCGAAATTTACGAGGGCTTGTAGCTAATATTACTTCCACTTCACAAAATGTTTCAGCTGCTAGTCATGAACTCGTTTCTTCTTCTGAAGAAGTAAATGCTGGTTCACAACAAGTTGCAGGATCTTTACAAGAAATGGCGAGTGGTCAAACCGAATTAAATCAGTCCATTAATCAATCGGCAACCACATTTCAAGAAATGGAAGGTCATTTAAAATTAGTTTAG
- the hemE gene encoding uroporphyrinogen decarboxylase — MTTQFNDNFLRACRGEKTDHTPVWYMRQAGRSQPEYREIKEKYSLFEITHQPELCAYVTKLPVDQYNNDAAILYKDIMTPLPAIGVDVEIKSGIGPVIDNPIRSKEDVAKLGTIQPEEDVPYVLETIKILREQLNVPLISFGGAPFTLASYMIEGGPSKNYNKTKAFMYAEPDAWHLLMDKLGDMTITYIKSQIKAGAQAIQIFDSWVGALNVADYRLFVKPVMNRIFAELRGEGVPLIMFGVGASHLVKEWNDLPLDVVGLDWRLSITEAGTKGVNKPVQGNLDPAILLSPWEVIEEKAKAILDQGMGHAPGHIFNLGHGVFPEVNPDTLRRLTAFVHEYSSTK, encoded by the coding sequence ATGACTACCCAATTTAATGATAACTTTTTAAGAGCTTGTAGAGGGGAAAAAACAGATCATACACCAGTGTGGTATATGAGGCAAGCGGGCCGTTCACAGCCTGAATATCGTGAAATAAAAGAAAAGTACTCACTATTTGAAATCACGCATCAGCCTGAACTTTGTGCTTATGTGACGAAACTTCCAGTGGACCAATATAATAATGATGCAGCGATCCTATATAAAGATATCATGACACCTCTACCAGCTATTGGGGTTGATGTGGAAATTAAATCAGGAATTGGTCCAGTCATTGATAATCCTATTCGATCTAAAGAAGATGTTGCGAAATTAGGAACAATCCAACCAGAAGAAGATGTGCCTTATGTTTTAGAAACAATAAAAATCTTAAGAGAACAACTCAATGTTCCACTTATTAGCTTTGGTGGCGCTCCTTTCACATTAGCGAGTTATATGATTGAAGGCGGTCCTTCTAAAAATTACAACAAAACAAAGGCATTTATGTATGCAGAGCCAGACGCATGGCATCTATTAATGGACAAGCTTGGTGACATGACCATTACATATATAAAATCACAAATAAAAGCTGGCGCACAAGCAATACAAATCTTCGATTCTTGGGTAGGAGCATTAAATGTTGCAGACTACCGATTGTTTGTAAAACCAGTTATGAACCGTATTTTTGCAGAATTAAGAGGTGAAGGTGTACCGTTAATTATGTTTGGAGTTGGAGCGAGCCATTTGGTGAAAGAATGGAATGACCTCCCATTAGATGTTGTTGGCTTAGACTGGAGACTTTCAATTACAGAAGCGGGGACTAAAGGTGTGAATAAGCCTGTACAAGGAAATCTTGATCCTGCAATTCTCCTGTCACCATGGGAAGTAATTGAAGAGAAGGCAAAAGCAATCTTAGACCAAGGTATGGGACATGCCCCAGGACATATCTTTAATCTTGGGCACGGCGTTTTTCCAGAAGTGAATCCTGATACATTACGAAGACTTACTGCATTCGTACATGAATATAGTAGCACTAAATAA